The proteins below are encoded in one region of Nitrospira sp.:
- a CDS encoding molybdopterin oxidoreductase, with protein sequence MLLSRRQFMKASAGTVAAVAVADPALALTALQPVIEVENPLGDYPDRSWERVYHDQYRYDSSFTWVCSPNDTHACRIRAFVRNGVVMRVEQNYDHQTYEDLYGNRGTFAHNPRMCLKGFTFHRRVYGPYRLKGPLMRKGWKAWMDAGSPELTPETKHKYKFDSRYLDDMMRVSWDTAFTYVAKGMIVIGTRYSGEAGARRLREQGYPPEMIEMMKGAGTRCFKHRAGMPILGLLGKHGNTRFNNCILPLLDNYIRKVGPDQAQGGRYWNNYTWHGDQDPSQPWWNGTQNCDVDLNDMRFTKFNTSWGKNFVENKMPEAHWKLESIERGGRIAVITPEYNPTASRADYWVPLRPESDSAIFLGACRIILDEGMQDIDFLKQFSDMPLLVRTDTLQYLDPRDVIENYRLPDFSQSYSGRVQGLKPEYVERLGGMMVWDLVKGQAVPLHREQVGRHYDQSGIDAALTGTYRVKLLNGREVDAMPIYQLYMIHLQDYDLDTVHQIARTPKDLLVRWARDSGTIKPAAIHNGEGVCHYFHMTQNGRAAALVLILTGNVGKFGTGCHTWSGNYKVGIWNATPWSGVGAAVHLSEDPWSMNLDASAHGKNIKYRKYYYGEEPGYWNHGDTALIVNTPKYGRKVFTGKTHMPTPSKVRWVVNVNILNNSKHHYDMVKNVDPNIEMLVTQDIEMTSDVNHADVAFAVNSWMEFTYPEMTATVSNPWLQLWKGGIRPLYDTRNDLDTFAGVSAKMAEVTGEDRMRQTFHFVYNNRVDVYAQRVLDASSTFYGYSADVLLKSEKGWMVMVRTYPRHPLWEETQESKPHWTRSGRLETYRIEPEAIEYGENFIVHREGPEATPYLPNAIFSTNPYVRPDDYGIPITAQHHDDKTVRNVKLPWSDIKRHSNPLWEKGYQFYCVTPKTRHRVHSQWSVNDWVQIYESNFGDPYRMDKRTPGVGEHQLHINPQAAKDRGINDGDYVYVDGNPVDRPYRGWRPSDPYYKVARLMIRAKYNPSFPYHVTMAKHAPYVSTAKSVKGHETRPDGRAIALDTGYQSNFRYGAQQSFTRSWLMPMHQTDSLPGKDANALRFKWGFQIDHHAVNTVPKECLIRITKAEDGGIGARGPWEPVRTGFTPGQENEFMIKWLKGEHIKIKV encoded by the coding sequence ATGTTACTTTCGCGGAGGCAATTTATGAAGGCATCGGCGGGCACGGTGGCCGCCGTGGCCGTGGCCGATCCGGCGCTGGCGTTGACGGCCTTGCAGCCGGTCATCGAAGTGGAGAATCCGCTTGGCGACTATCCGGACCGGTCGTGGGAGCGCGTCTACCACGATCAGTACCGATACGATAGTTCATTCACGTGGGTCTGCTCGCCGAATGACACCCACGCCTGCCGGATCCGCGCCTTCGTGCGCAACGGCGTCGTCATGCGCGTCGAGCAGAACTACGATCACCAGACCTACGAAGACCTCTACGGCAACCGCGGGACGTTCGCGCACAACCCGCGCATGTGCTTGAAGGGGTTTACCTTTCATCGCCGTGTCTACGGCCCGTATCGGTTGAAGGGCCCGTTGATGCGCAAGGGCTGGAAGGCGTGGATGGACGCCGGCTCGCCGGAACTCACGCCGGAGACCAAGCACAAGTACAAATTCGACAGCCGCTATCTGGACGACATGATGCGCGTGTCCTGGGACACGGCCTTCACCTACGTGGCCAAGGGCATGATCGTCATCGGAACCCGGTACAGCGGCGAAGCGGGCGCGCGGCGGTTGCGCGAGCAGGGCTATCCGCCGGAGATGATTGAGATGATGAAGGGCGCGGGGACCCGCTGCTTCAAGCACCGCGCCGGCATGCCGATTCTCGGCTTGCTGGGCAAGCATGGCAATACTCGCTTCAACAACTGCATTCTGCCGCTGCTCGATAACTACATCCGGAAGGTGGGCCCCGATCAGGCGCAAGGTGGTCGCTACTGGAACAATTACACGTGGCACGGTGACCAGGATCCGTCGCAGCCGTGGTGGAATGGCACGCAGAATTGCGACGTCGATCTGAACGACATGCGTTTCACGAAGTTCAACACCAGTTGGGGCAAGAACTTCGTCGAGAACAAGATGCCGGAAGCGCACTGGAAGCTTGAATCGATCGAGCGTGGCGGTCGCATTGCGGTCATCACACCGGAATACAATCCGACGGCGAGCCGGGCCGATTATTGGGTGCCGTTACGACCCGAGTCGGACAGCGCGATTTTCTTGGGCGCGTGCCGGATCATTCTCGACGAGGGCATGCAGGACATCGACTTCCTCAAACAGTTCAGCGACATGCCGCTGCTGGTGCGTACGGACACGTTGCAGTATTTGGATCCGCGTGATGTCATCGAGAACTATCGCTTGCCGGATTTTTCACAGTCCTACTCCGGACGCGTGCAGGGACTCAAGCCCGAGTACGTGGAACGGTTGGGCGGCATGATGGTGTGGGACTTGGTCAAGGGCCAGGCGGTGCCGTTGCACCGCGAGCAAGTGGGCCGGCACTACGACCAAAGCGGCATCGATGCGGCGCTGACCGGGACCTACCGGGTCAAATTGCTCAACGGCCGTGAGGTCGACGCGATGCCGATTTACCAGCTCTACATGATTCACCTGCAAGACTACGATCTCGATACGGTGCACCAGATTGCCCGCACGCCGAAGGACCTGCTGGTCCGTTGGGCGCGCGATTCGGGCACGATCAAGCCGGCGGCGATCCACAACGGCGAAGGCGTCTGTCACTACTTTCACATGACGCAGAATGGACGCGCCGCGGCCCTGGTCCTGATTTTGACGGGCAATGTCGGGAAGTTTGGCACCGGCTGTCATACCTGGTCGGGGAACTATAAGGTGGGTATCTGGAATGCAACGCCGTGGTCCGGGGTCGGCGCTGCCGTGCATCTGTCCGAGGACCCCTGGAGCATGAATCTCGATGCCAGTGCCCACGGGAAAAACATCAAGTACCGCAAATACTACTACGGTGAAGAACCTGGATATTGGAACCACGGCGATACGGCCTTGATCGTCAACACGCCGAAGTACGGCCGCAAGGTGTTCACCGGCAAGACCCACATGCCGACACCCTCGAAGGTACGCTGGGTCGTCAACGTGAATATTCTGAATAATTCAAAGCACCACTACGACATGGTGAAGAACGTCGATCCGAACATCGAGATGCTGGTGACTCAAGATATCGAAATGACCTCGGACGTTAACCATGCCGACGTAGCCTTTGCGGTCAATTCCTGGATGGAGTTCACCTATCCGGAAATGACCGCGACGGTCTCCAATCCATGGCTACAGCTCTGGAAGGGCGGCATCCGGCCGCTGTACGACACCCGCAACGACCTTGATACCTTTGCCGGGGTTTCGGCCAAGATGGCGGAAGTCACGGGTGAGGATCGCATGCGGCAGACGTTCCATTTCGTTTATAACAACCGAGTCGACGTCTACGCGCAACGCGTGCTGGACGCCTCCTCGACCTTCTACGGCTACAGCGCCGACGTGTTGCTGAAGTCGGAAAAGGGCTGGATGGTCATGGTGCGGACCTATCCGCGCCATCCGTTGTGGGAAGAAACGCAGGAGAGCAAGCCGCATTGGACGCGTAGCGGTCGGTTGGAAACCTACCGCATCGAGCCGGAAGCGATCGAATACGGCGAAAACTTCATTGTCCACCGCGAGGGACCGGAAGCGACACCGTATCTGCCAAACGCGATCTTCTCCACCAACCCGTACGTCCGGCCGGACGACTACGGGATTCCCATCACGGCGCAGCACCACGACGACAAGACGGTCCGTAACGTCAAGCTGCCGTGGTCGGACATCAAGCGCCATAGCAACCCGTTGTGGGAGAAGGGGTATCAGTTCTACTGCGTGACCCCGAAGACCCGGCACCGGGTGCACAGCCAGTGGTCGGTGAACGACTGGGTGCAGATTTACGAGTCGAATTTCGGCGATCCGTACCGGATGGACAAGCGGACGCCGGGGGTCGGCGAGCACCAGTTGCACATCAACCCACAGGCGGCGAAGGACCGCGGGATCAACGACGGCGACTACGTCTATGTGGACGGGAACCCGGTGGACCGGCCGTATCGCGGCTGGCGGCCGAGTGATCCGTACTACAAGGTGGCGCGGTTGATGATCCGGGCCAAGTACAATCCCTCTTTCCCGTACCACGTGACGATGGCGAAGCACGCCCCGTACGTGTCGACGGCGAAGTCGGTCAAGGGGCACGAGACCCGTCCGGACGGACGCGCGATCGCGCTGGATACCGGCTATCAGTCGAACTTCCGGTATGGCGCCCAGCAGTCCTTTACCCGGAGCTGGTTGATGCCGATGCACCAAACCGATTCGTTGCCAGGTAAAGATGCCAACGCACTCCGGTTCAAGTGGGGATTCCAAATCGACCACCACGCGGTCAACACGGTGCCGAAGGAATGCTTGATCCGCATCACCAAGGCGGAGGACGGCGGCATCGGGGCGCGTGGGCCGTGGGAGCCGGTCCGGACGGGCTTTACGCCGGGCCAGGAGAACGAGTTCATGATCAAGTGGCTCAAAGGCGAGCACATCAAGATCAAAGTCTAA